In Zerene cesonia ecotype Mississippi chromosome 18, Zerene_cesonia_1.1, whole genome shotgun sequence, the following are encoded in one genomic region:
- the LOC119833958 gene encoding regucalcin-like, translating into MSLKVEKISESLKLGEGPHWDEKQQVLFFVDINGAAIHKYVPSTGEHTEGKLDGRVGFMVPVEGTTDQFIVGEEKTFEIVQWDGKNGSKVNVVKVLGKVDQDVDAPTRINDGKADPRGRIFAGTMGHEVAGQVVSNMGSFYRIDNNGAIVKLCDKISISNGLAWDLKENAMYYTDSFEFNIRRYDYNVETGEISNMRFIFDFKKNGIEGLPDGSTIDKDGNLWVAVFNGSCVIQIDPRTGKLMRKVPIPAEQVTSVIFGGPNYDILFVTSACINIDKEKNPSAGCTYMVTGLGVTGLPGYNFKLQA; encoded by the exons ATGTCGTTGAAAGTGGAAAAAATTTCGGAGTCCCTAAAGTTAGGTGAAGGGCCACACTGGGATGAAAAGCAACAGGTCTTGTTTTTTGTTGATATCAACGGAGCTGCCATCCATAAATATGTACCTTCCACCGGCGAACACACAGAAGGAAAACTTG aTGGCCGAGTAGGCTTCATGGTTCCCGTTGAAGGTACCACAGACCAGTTTATTGTTGGTGAAGAAAAGACCTTCGAGATTGTCCAGTGGGACGGAAAGAATGGAAGTAAAGTTAACGTAGTGAAGGTCCTGGGGAAGGTGGACCAGGATGTAGACGCGCCCACCAGGATTAATGATGGAAAAGCCGACCCCCGTGGGAGAATTTTTGCTG gGACTATGGGCCACGAAGTGGCGGGCCAAGTGGTAAGCAACATGGGCTCGTTCTACCGCATCGATAATAACGGAGCCATTGTGAAGCTCTGTGACAAAATAAGTATATCCAACGGTCTTGCGTGGGATTTGAAGGAAAATGCCATGTACTACACTGACTCGTTTGAATTCAATATACGGAGATATGATTATAATGTGGAAACCGGAgaaattt CTAACATGAGGTTTATCTTCGACTTCAAGAAAAACGGCATTGAAGGTCTGCCGGATGGTTCGACCATAGACAAGGACGGCAACTTATGGGTCGCGGTCTTCAACGGGTCTTGTGTGATCCAAATCGATCCCCGTACGGGGAAATTGATGAGAAAGGTCCCCATACCAGCGGAACAAGTGACTTCCGTGATATTTGGCGGTcctaattatgatattttgttcGTTACCAGCGcatgtattaatatagataaggAAAAAAACCCTTCCGCCGGTTGTACGTATATGGTAACTGGGTTGGGAGTGACTGGGTTGCcaggttataattttaaattgcaagcATAA
- the LOC119833755 gene encoding thymosin beta isoform X2, giving the protein MACSVDAPSLKDLPKVATDLKSQLEAFNPSCLRDVDTNEKIVLPSAEDVATEKTQKSLFDGIEKFDATRLKHTETQEKNPLPDKDAIEAEKEKNKFLNGIENFDPTKLKHTETCEKNPLPTKDIIEQEKTA; this is encoded by the exons ATGGCCTGCTCAGTCGATGCCCCTTCCCTCAAGGACCTCCCAAAGGTCGCCACCGACCTCAAAAGCCAGCTAGAGGCTTTCAACCCGAGCTGCCTTCGTGACGTCGACACTAATGAGAAAATAGTTCTGCCATCAGCAGAAG ATGTTGCCACCGAGAAAACTCAAAAGTCCCTGTTTGACGGAATTGAAAAGTTCGACGCAACCAGACTGAAGCACACTGAAACACAGGAGAAGAACCCGCTCCCTGACAAAGATG CTATCGAAGCGGAGAAAGAGAAGAACAAGTTCTTAAACGGCATCGAAAACTTCGACCCAACCAAGCTGAAGCACACTGAGACATGCGAAAAGAACCCCCTCCCCACTAAGGACATCATCGAACAGGAGAAGACGGCTTGA
- the LOC119833745 gene encoding putative bifunctional UDP-N-acetylglucosamine transferase and deubiquitinase ALG13: MSPSPIRCRGPWKIQKRTSEPDRWLDEMGFFRKHTARDSSCLFRAVSENIYNTQRYYHTVRINCIEFMASNRHLFEGSLSCPIENYLKEMSNPSEWGGIIEVSAMSHLYRRDFVIFEANKGPQTNICNGYGNTIYLFYSPDTKHFDAVYTKEFINNSAFCQSLVYELLYDRVYHLEDLSYAIEKMLHDKVSSSHIEYFLPENVERCKKQKERAKIFVEETNEDDKDKNNNALTLKCKHHTNDIEKASLFKESLSIFVFNRSLIQLENVCINCLNVNSAKVLLDNGITPFPYKVAKALDPDIYRNIEFDVWSELRRELRFGARYSDGTTLQVGVKCLCKLAVDQAVPYHCHIQEMGQDGGPCLVFIEELGEKRIVNFDQLEPLPVEEIKPWAPPYRYSRANSQLLNLSQMLQQIGNIARKQGLKANKKSKTDEIKVSEKEKCKIDWSEDKTDVSYATYYPTYQHLDYYNFQPLPVEIEAVPLMVDCRTAGAQPQEINGSAPDNHTQQSGGGDVGNTVSSSARASTPATTNSITTYTGANPAPLTHMSSGVPYNCAPYMCGVKSVVWCAPHSPQLAGAHAPPPPPHGVNPHVYKSVQANGADLPMNDIATLRYYFNLGVECTWAAYGPPQPPPHAPHHPPPRHYSPAAVAQDMQQMSLHDRAPNHDKHKPNDKPLGPSAPKGNGQRPLLGPRFKRGNNQDNNQSNNHNQNKGHNNNMSNKGPNNRRNSYVDNRTPSYEEGSVGVGGGVVEAPLLTFPYAPYPPPIYPLPYYHIDEPAMMGMMSGMNTMGYVYEEGMEFGVQPVYGAPPPYPPVPHAPHVPHQPHVPHTPHVPHQPHVPHQQHQPHVPHVQHAQPIHEHK; encoded by the exons ATGTCACCTTCTCCGATCCGATGCCGTGGGCCGTGGAAAATTCAAAAGCGTACATCAGAGCCCGATCGTTGGCTCGACGAGATGGGCTTTTTTCGCAAACATACAGCTAGAGACTCCAGCTGTCTTTTTAGGGCAGTATCGGAAAACATATACAACACACAGCGTTACTACCACACAGTTAGAATAAATTGCATTGAATTTATGGCTTCTAACAGGCACCTTTTTGAAGGG tcATTGAGTTGCCCCATTGAAAATTATCTCAAAGAGATGTCAAACCCTTCAGAATGGGGTGGAATTATTGAGGTATCAGCTATGAGCCATTTGTATAG ACGAgactttgtaatatttgaagCAAACAAAGGtccacaaacaaatatatgcaATGGTTATGgcaatactatatatttattctattcccCCGACACAAAACACTTTGATGCAGTATACACCaaagaatttattaacaacTCTGCATTTTGTCAAT cGCTTGTGTATGAACTTCTGTATGATCGAGTGTACCATTTGGAGGATTTGTCTTATGCTATTGAAAAAATGCTCCATGACAAAGTTTCAAGCAGCCACATTGAATATTTCTTGCCGGAGAATGTAGAGCGATGCAAAAAGCAGAAAGAGCGAGCAAAGATATTCGTTGAAGAAACTAATGAAGatgataaagataaaaacaacaatgcACTGACATTGAAATGTAAACATCATACCAATGATATTGAGAAAGCGAGCCTGTTTAAGGAATCATTGAGCATCTTTGTGTTCAATCGTAGTCTTATACAGCTTGAGAATGTGTGTATCAACTGCCTGAACGTAAACAGTGCTAAAGTGCTCCTTGATAATGGAATAACACCATTTCCTTATAAAGTAGCAAAGGCTTTAGATCCTGACATTTATCGCAACATTGAATTTGATGTTTGGAGCGAACTGAGAagag AATTACGGTTCGGTGCTAGATATTCAGATGGTACTACTTTGCAAGTGGGTGTAAAATGCTTATGCAAGTTAGCAGTAGATCAGGCTGTGCCATACCATTGTCACATTCAAGAAATGGGGCAGGATGGTGGTCcatgtttagtttttattgaagAGCTGGGAGAGAAACGCATAGTAAACTTTGATCAATTGGAACCACTGCCAGTAGAGGAAATTAAACCTTGGGCGCCTCCATACAGATACTCCCGAGCCAATTCTCAATTGCTCAATCTTAGCCAGATGCTGCAACAGATAG GTAACATCGCGCGTAAACAAGGATTAAAAGcgaacaaaaaatcaaaaacggACGAAATAAAAGTATCCGAGAaggaaaaatgtaaaatagatTGGAGCGAGGACAAAACAGATGTGTCTTATGCCACTTATTATCCCACTTACCAACATCTGGACTATTATAACTTTCAACCATTACCA GTTGAAATAGAAGCGGTTCCCCTGATGGTGGACTGTCGGACAGCGGGCGCTCAGCCCCAAGAGATCAACGGCTCTGCGCCGGATAACCACACTCAG cAATCGGGCGGTGGGGACGTTGGCAACACCGTCAGCTCCTCTGCACGCGCTTCCACGCCAGCTACCACCAATTCGATCACCACTTATACTG GTGCGAACCCGGCGCCGCTCACGCACATGTCGTCGGGCGTGCCGTACAACTGCGCGCCGTACATGTGCGGCGTGAAGTCGGTGGTGTGGTGCGCGCCGCACTCGCCGCAGCTGGCCGGCGCGcacgcgccgccgccgccgccgcacgGCGTCAACCCGCACGTGTACAAGAGCGTGCAGGCGAACGGGGCCGATTTGCCTATGAACG ACATAGCGACGCTCCGCTACTACTTCAACCTGGGCGTGGAGTGTACGTGGGCGGCGTACGGGCCGCCGCAGCCGCCGCCTCACGCGCCGCACCACCCGCCGCCCAGGCACTACTCGCCGGCCGCCGTCGCGCAG GACATGCAGCAGATGTCGCTGCACGACCGCGCGCCGAACCACGACAAGCACAAGCCGAACGATAAGCCCCTGGGACCTTCCGCGCCCAAGGGCAACGGCCAGAGGCCCTTGTTGGGGCCACG CTTCAAGCGCGGCAACAACCAGGACAATAACCAGAGCAACAATCACAACCAGAATAAAGGGCATAACAACAACATGTCCAACAAGGGACCGAACAATCG CCGCAACTCGTACGTGGACAATCGCACGCCCTCGTACGAGGAGGGGTCCGTAGGGGTGGGGGGCGGGGTCGTAGAAGCGCCCCTGCTGACCTTCCCCTACGCGCCCTACCCCCCGCCGATATACCCGCTGCCGTATTACCATATTGATGAGCCTG CAATGATGGGCATGATGAGCGGCATGAACACGATGGGCTACGTGTACGAGGAGGGCATGGAGTTTGGCGTGCAGCCCGTGTACGGCGCGCCGCCGCCCTACCCGCCCGTGCCGCACGCTCCACACGTGCCTCACCAGCCGCACGTGCCACACACGCCTCACGTGCCGCACCAGCCGCACGTGCCGCACCAGCAGCACCAGCCGCACGTGCCCCATGTGCAGCACGCGCAGCCGATACATGAACATAAGTAG
- the LOC119833755 gene encoding thymosin beta isoform X1: protein MACSVDAPSLKDLPKVATDLKSQLEAFNPSCLRDVDTNEKIVLPSAEDVATEKTQKSLFDGIEKFDATRLKHTETQEKNPLPDKDVVAAEKAHQNLLDGVEHYDKSQMKHTTTEEKNPLPPIEAIEAEKEKNKFLNGIENFDPTKLKHTETCEKNPLPTKDIIEQEKTA, encoded by the exons ATGGCCTGCTCAGTCGATGCCCCTTCCCTCAAGGACCTCCCAAAGGTCGCCACCGACCTCAAAAGCCAGCTAGAGGCTTTCAACCCGAGCTGCCTTCGTGACGTCGACACTAATGAGAAAATAGTTCTGCCATCAGCAGAAG ATGTTGCCACCGAGAAAACTCAAAAGTCCCTGTTTGACGGAATTGAAAAGTTCGACGCAACCAGACTGAAGCACACTGAAACACAGGAGAAGAACCCGCTCCCTGACAAAGATG TTGTAGCAGCTGAGAAGGCACACCAGAATCTACTGGATGGAGTTGAACATTACGACAAATCCCAAATGAAACACACGACGACTGAAGAGAAGAACCCCCTGCCACCAATAGAAG CTATCGAAGCGGAGAAAGAGAAGAACAAGTTCTTAAACGGCATCGAAAACTTCGACCCAACCAAGCTGAAGCACACTGAGACATGCGAAAAGAACCCCCTCCCCACTAAGGACATCATCGAACAGGAGAAGACGGCTTGA